Genomic segment of uncultured Fibrobacter sp.:
TGGCGAGCGGCGAGATACCAAAGCTCAAGAACCTTCAGCTTATCAGTTTCCAGTTTTTTGATGCGTTCCCGTGGAGTATGTCGCATAATTACCGCCATACAGTGCAACTGCGAAATCAGGAACATCTGCTATTCTTTGAGAAACAGACCATCACCATCATCGAGGTGAAGAAATTCTTTGAGCGTGCAAGCGCATTCGCAGAAGATAACTGTCGTTTAGCCCAATGGCTCCGAGCCATCGACACCTTGAACCGCGATGCTGATTTTAGTGAATTTGAGGGAGACCCTATCTTCAGGGGCTTGCGCGACGCCGTCAAATTATGTAACTTTAGTTCGGGATATCTCCTGAAGGAGGGTATGATGTCGTTGGATACCGCATATGAAGTATATGTCGCTGAGGAACGCGTCTCCAAGGCAATCGCGAGGAAGTTGCTGGCTATGGGTGACTCCGTTGAAAAAATTTGCGCTGTGACTGGCCTCTACAAAAAACAGGTCCTCAAGTTGCAAGAAGAAGACTCGGAAGAATCCTGATAGAGATTATATAACAAATTTGCCTCGGCAATTATGCCGAGGCATTTTCTATGGAATTATTGTTAGGGGCTGGCGCTTAGCCGCGCACCTGCCCGTTGCCGCGGAGAATCCACTTGTAGCTGCAGAGGCTTTCCACGCCCATGGGGCCGCGGGCGTGCAGCTTGTCGGTAGAAATTCCCACTTCGGCGCCGAGGCCGTATTCGCCACCGTCGGCAAAGCGCGTACTGGCGTTCACCATCACGCTGCTGCTGTCTACGTTCGCGACAAAGTAGTCCTGCACGCTGGCGTCTTCGGCAACGACGGCTTCGGTGTGGCGGCTGCTGTTCTTCTCGATGTGGTCGCAGGCTTCGGCGACGTTGTCGACGAACTTGACGCTTGCCTTGAGGGCCAAGTATTCGTGGTGGTAATTGCTGTCGTCGCCGATGTCTGCGATGCGGCTGTCGTGGCTCTGGGCATCCTTGTTGCCGAAGAGTTCCACGCCACGGTCGGCGAGGCAATCCAGGAGTTTCTTGACGTTGGCGTCATCGATATGGCGGTCGATAATCACGCATTCCATGGCGTTGCACACGCCGGTGCGCTGCGTCTTGGCGTTGATGAGAATGTTCACCGCCTTGTCGATGTCGGCGGACTTGTCCACGTACACGTGGCAGATGCCGTTGAAGTGCTTGATCACGGGAATCTTGCTCTGTTCCACGACGGCGCGGATCAGGCGTTCGCCACCGCGGGGAATCACGAGGTCGATGCAGTCGTTGCGCTGCAAGAGCATGCCCACCAGGTCGTGGCTCGTTTCGGTCACGAGCTGCACGGCGTCTTCGTTGATGCCGTTTGCGGCAAGCGCTTCGTGGAAAATCCCGGCGAGGCACTTCGCGGAGTTGAGCGATTCCTTGCCGCCGCGCAAAATCACGGCATTGCCCGCCTTGAAGCAGAGGCATGCGCCGTCAATCGTCACGTTCGGGCGGCTTTCGAAAATAAAGAATACAGCGCCGATAGGCACGGCAACGCGGCTAATCTTGATGCCGTTCTTGAGTTCGCGGCTTTCGAGCACGCGGTTCAGCGGGTCGGCAAAGGAGGCAATTTCTTCGGCACCCTTGGCCATGGCCTCGATGCGGGCGTCATTCAGGGTCAAGCGGTCTATCTTCGAGTCGTCGAGCTTTCCGGCGGCGGCTTCGAGGTCAAGCTTGTTGGCGGCCAAAATCTCCGGTTTCTTCTCGCGGATGAGTTTTGCCACGAGGTTCAGCACGGCGCTCCTCTTCTCGGCGGTCAGCGTGCGGAGATTCTTGCTTGCGTTTTTGGCGTTATTTG
This window contains:
- a CDS encoding PD-(D/E)XK nuclease family transposase encodes the protein MIREEFAEFLKELRKINDNGGDVDAFVKEYENKNVYVYNDACFKRIFADERNLALTKDLVNACLNLVGSERILNAKLTNPYIPGELGYKSSEPDLVLVNERNDGEPCDRISLDVQHEGSDFYNDRLVFYVARHTGNMVASGEIPKLKNLQLISFQFFDAFPWSMSHNYRHTVQLRNQEHLLFFEKQTITIIEVKKFFERASAFAEDNCRLAQWLRAIDTLNRDADFSEFEGDPIFRGLRDAVKLCNFSSGYLLKEGMMSLDTAYEVYVAEERVSKAIARKLLAMGDSVEKICAVTGLYKKQVLKLQEEDSEES
- a CDS encoding glutamate-5-semialdehyde dehydrogenase, encoding MTQTYSNLDQYSDILANNAKNASKNLRTLTAEKRSAVLNLVAKLIREKKPEILAANKLDLEAAAGKLDDSKIDRLTLNDARIEAMAKGAEEIASFADPLNRVLESRELKNGIKISRVAVPIGAVFFIFESRPNVTIDGACLCFKAGNAVILRGGKESLNSAKCLAGIFHEALAANGINEDAVQLVTETSHDLVGMLLQRNDCIDLVIPRGGERLIRAVVEQSKIPVIKHFNGICHVYVDKSADIDKAVNILINAKTQRTGVCNAMECVIIDRHIDDANVKKLLDCLADRGVELFGNKDAQSHDSRIADIGDDSNYHHEYLALKASVKFVDNVAEACDHIEKNSSRHTEAVVAEDASVQDYFVANVDSSSVMVNASTRFADGGEYGLGAEVGISTDKLHARGPMGVESLCSYKWILRGNGQVRG